The genomic stretch ATCACCCGCGCAAGGAGCAAGCATGAGCGACACCACACTCAGCCGCGGCGCGCGCTGGTTCCGTGCGTTGGCCGGAGAACCGTCCGATAAGGCGCCCGTATGGAGCGGCGATGCCCCTCTCGGCGACGAAACCGCGCGTTTCATTACGGTCGTCCCCGATCCCGACAACCGCTTTCCACGCGCGACCGATAACGTCGTCGGCCTCGAACAAGGCTGGCTGCTCGCGCGTGCTGTGCGCGACGCCATCGCACAGGACGAAGCGAGCGGCACGCACCGCCCGATCGTTGCGATCGTCGATGTGAAAAGCCAGGCGTACGGTTATCGCGAGGAGATGCTCGGCATTCACCTCGCCTGCGCCGCTGCCGTCGATGCCTATGCGTCGGCGCGCGCCGCCGGGCATCCGGTGATTGCGCTCATCGTCGGACCGGCGATGTCGGGCGCGTTCCTCGCGCACGGCTATCAGGCCAACCGGATCGTCGCGCTCGACGCGCCCGGCACCATGGTTCACGCAATGGGCAAGGAAGCAGCCGCGCGCGTCACGCGACGCACGGTCGAAGCGCTCGACGCGCTCGGCGAAACCATCGTGCCGATGTCGTACTCGATGGCCTCGTTCGCCAGACTCGGGCTACTGGACCAGCTGATCGAAGGCATCGACGCGGATGCGCCGGATGCGGTGCAAATCGAGCGCGTGCGCCAGGTGTTATCGGACGAGGTTCGCAGCGCGCGAGAAGGCCGCCGCGATCTGTCGCATCGATTGGAATCGGCGGCGGCGAAACGGAACCGCGCGGCGTCGATCGAAGTGCGGCGGCGTCTCGCCGAACAATGGGATGCCGCGTGATGCAGGCATGTGCTGCCCCGCCGTTCGCAGCCGGTCGCGCGTTGGATGGCGGGTTGGGTTACGACCCGCGCTGGCGGCCGCATGATCTGCTGCGGCTGCGTCGTTTGCAGCGGTTCGACGGCGAACCGGCGTGGGTGCGGGACGCCTTTGAACGTGCGCCATATGCAGTCGTGAGACGCGCGCTGGCCGCGGGAGGCTTCGTCGCGATTGGTCTGCGCGGTACGGCGCGGTCGCAGCGCTACGGCACATGGGCGCGCTCGGCCGATATCGGGACCGTGGTGGCGCCAGAAACCTTGGCGGAATACCAGCCCGATTCCGAGCGCGGCACATTGGCTGCCTTTGCAGCCCTCGCGGCATTGCAACGCGACATGACCGGCGCGCTAGCCGGCTTCATCTGGGGGCCAACCGGCAGCACGGGTTTCGAACTGGCGACGCAGGTACCCACTGTCACTGCGTCGAGCGATCTGGATCTGCTGATTCGCGCACCAGCCAAACTCTCGCACGACACCGCCGTTCAGATCCTGAACCAGCTGCAAGCTCACGCACGACGCGCCGGCATTCGCGTGGATGCGCAACTCGAAACACCCGCTGGCGGCGTTGCACTCGCCGAGTGGGCAGCGGGCAAAGCACGCGTGATGGCTCGCCATGCAAAGGGCCCGCAACTGATCGCCGATCCGTGGGCGCTTGCTCACGGCGATGCCTGATGCTCGCCCTTCTATTTCCCGGTCAAGGCGCGCAGACCGACGGTTTCCTGCACCGTCTGCCGCAGCACCATGCGGTGCGCGAAACGCTCGACGAAGCGTCCGAGGCGCTCGGCACCGATGTACTGACACTCGACACAGCGGATGCGCTTCGTTCGACCGTCGCCGTGCAGGTCGGCTTGACGGTCGCGGGCGTGGCCTTCGCGCGCGCGCTCGCGCACGAACACCTCACGCCGGAGATCAGCGCGGGCTTGTCGGTCGGCGCCTATGCCGCGGCGGTCAGTTGCGGCTCGGTTCGCTTTGACGACGCATTGAGGATGGTTCGCAAGCGCGCCGAATTGATGGAGACGGCATATCCAGCAGGCTATGGCCTCGCGGCCGTGTCGGGTTTGACTGAACACCAACTGGAAGTACTCGCCGCGCAACATGCGAGCGAAGGCAATCAGCGTGTCTATATCGGCAATGTCAATGCGCCACGTCAGATCGTGATGGCCGGCGCGAATGGCGCACTGGATACGTTTATAGAACGCGCGCTGGCCGCAGGCGCGCGCAACGCAACCCGCCTCGCGGTGAGCGTGCCGTCGCATTGCGAACTGCTCGCGCATGCCACGGACGAGCTGGTTGCGTATGCGCGGGATGTGCCTTTTCGCGCGCCGCACAGCACCTATGTCGGCAATCGAGGCGGCCGTCCGCTGCACACGGCGGAGGCCATCCGCGACGATCTTGCCACCAACATGCGCTACACCGTGCGCTGGTTCGACGCGCTCAGCGTGATGCCGGAAATAGGCGCCCGTGTGCTGGTCGAAGCGCCGCCAGGCCAGGTGTCGACGGACATCGCGCGCGCGAACTTTCCGGACACCGCTGCGCTGGCCGCGAGCACCTTTTCGTTCGACAAACTGGCCGCTACCGTGCGACGGCGCCTGAGCGCGTGAGACGCGGCGGCTTGCGCTACTACAACGCCTGTTCCGGCGCGCGTCCGATCGCATGCGAGTCGGACGCCGCCACGTCGCTGCGGCCTTGCCCACGCTCGCGGCCAGGTGTCACGACCGCGCCCGTACCACCTGGCCGCCGCACCGATTTCGCGTGCCGCTCGATCAGCCGTTGCAGCAGGCAGAACGCGCACAGCAACGCGCCGATCACGATGCGGGTCCACCACGAGCTGAGCGTGCCGTCAAAGGTAATCAGCGTCTGGATCGTGCCGAGAATGCCGACGCCGAACAGCGAGCCGATCACATAGCCGACGCCGCCCGTCAGCAAAGTGCCACCGATCACCGTCGCGGCGATCGCGTCGAGCTCCATGCCCTGCCCCTGCAGGCCATAGCCCGACAGCACGTAAAAGGTGAACACCGCGCCGCCGAGCGCCGAACAGAAGCCACTGAGCGCATACACGCCGATCCTCGTGCGCGCGACCGGCAAGCCCATCAGCAACGCCGAGCGCGCATTGCCGCCGATCGCATACACGTTGCGGCCAAAGCGCGTGAAATGCGCGACATAGATCGCCGCGACCAGCGTGACGAATGCGATCAGCACGTTGGCCGTGACCGAACCGATGCCGATGTCGAGGCGAAACGCCGAAATCTTCTGGAACGTCGGATCGCTGATGGTGATCGACTGCGTCGTGATCAGGAAGCACAGGCCGCGCGCGAAGAACATGCCGGCCAGCGTGACGATGAACGCCTGCAAGCGGAAGAAGTGGATCAGCGCGCCCTGCACCGCGCCGAACACGGTGCCCATCAGCAACACGATCGGCACGATCAGCCAGACCGGCAGATGCATGTGCTCGGACAGCACGGCTTCGACGATGGTGGTCAACGCCACCACCGAGCCCACCGACAGATCGATCCCGCCGGACACGATGACGAAGGTCATCCCGATCGCAACGATCAACAGGAACGCGTTATCGACCAGCAAGTCAAGCAGCACTTGCCACGAGAAAAATCCGGTGTACACCACAGAGCCGAAGCCGAACAGCACGCAGAACAGCAAAATCGTCACGGCGATCGGCAGCGTGCGCGGATCGGCGATATGGGCACACGCCTCAAGAAGCCGCCTCATCGCGCCACCCCACGCTGCGTGACGAGCGACATGGCCAGCGTTCGCGCCGACGGCGACTGGATCACACTCACGGCAAGCACCACGGCCGCCTTGACGACGAGCGTCGCTTCGGGTGGCACGCCGATCGAATAAGTGGTGTAAGTGAGCGTCTGAATGATCAGCGCGCCGAGCACGGTGCCCGCGAGACTGAAGCGGCCACCGAGCAGCGAGGTGCCGCCGAGTGTCACCGCCAGGATCGCATCGAGTTCGAGCAGCAGGCCGGCGTTGTTGCCATCGGCACTGCGCACGTTCGAGCTGATGAGGATGCCCGCCATCGACGCAGTCAATCCGGAGAAACCGTACACCGCGAACACGAGTGCTTTCGAGCGCAAGCCGACAAGGCGCGTCGCCACCGGATTCACGCCGATCGCGCGAATGAAAAGCCCGAGCGCGGTGCCTTCGACGAGCACCGCGGTAGCCAGCACGGCCACACTCGCGATCCACACCGAACACGGCACGCCCAGCCAGTAACCACCGCCGACGAACAGGTAGCCCGGCGCGCCGATTGGAATGATCTGCCCGGCCGTCAGCAATTGCGCAACGCCACGGCCCGCAACCATCAGGATCAACGTTGCGATGATCGGCTGCATGCCGACAAACGAGACCAGCAGCCCGTTCCACATCCCGCTCAGCACGCCGACGATCAGCGCCGCCACCAACGCTTGCGCGATCAGCCCGGCGCTCGGTGCGGGCTGCGTCGCCAGGATCGTCGCCGCTGCGGCGCCGGCAATCGCCACTACCGCACCGACCGAAATGTCGATGCCGCGTGTTGCGATCACGAGCGTCATGCCGGTGGCGACGAGCACCAGCGGCGCGGCGCGATTCAATACGTCGATCGGCGCGCCGAACAGGTGGCCGTCGAGCATGCGCAGTGACAGAAAATGCGGATTCACCCACAGGTTCAAGCCGCACAACAGCACCAGCGTCACGCACGGCCAGATCAACGGACGCTCCACGCCGTCGCGCACGAACCAGTTCGATAGCTTCATTCGCCGCTCCCCGCGATGAGTCGATAGATGTTGTCTTCGTTCGAGGCTTTACCGGCCACCTCCGCGATCTTGCGGCGATCGCGCAAGACCAACACGCGATGACTGACCCGCAGCACCTCGCTGATCTCCGACGAAATGAACAGAATGCTCAGGCCATTCGCGCACAGCGCCAGCAACCGATCCATGATGTCGAACTTGGCGGCGACGTCGATGCCGCGGGTGGGCTCGTCAAGAATCAGCAGCTTGGGGTTGGTGGCGAGCCAGCGCGCCAATAAGGCCTTTTGCTGATTGCCGCCGGAGAGAAGGCCGATCGGCTGTTCGGCGTCCGTTGCCTTGATGCCGAGCCGTTCAATCCACATGTCGGCCAGTTCGCGCGCGCGATTCCGGCTGATCTTGCGCAACCAGCCACGCCTCGCTTGCAACGCCAGCAGGATGTTCTCGCGAATCGACAGCTCGGCGACGATGCCCTCCTTCTTGCGATCCTCCGCGCAGTAGCCGATGCCGTGGCGAACCGCATCGCGCGGCGAACGCAGCCGCACAGCGCGGCCTTCGATCACGATCATGCCGCTGTCGGCGCGGTCCGCGCCGAACAGCAGCCGCGCGGTCTCCGTGCGGCCCGAGCCGAGCAAACCGGCGAGACCCAGGATCTGGCCCGGCTGCACGTCGAGATCGATCGGCTGCAGCGTGCCGCGCCGTCCAACCGCGCGCAGTTCGACGAACGGTTGAACAGCCTGCTTGCTCGCCTGCCCTTCGTGTACCTCGTGCCCTTCGTGCGCCGCTTCGCGTAGCCGCGCGCTCATGCGCTCGTGGCCGACCATCTTCGCGACCAGTTGATCGGCGGGCAAATCGCGCGCGAGATATTCGCCTTCGCGTTCGCCATTGCGCATCACCGTAATGCGATCGGAGATGGCGTAGGTCTGCTCGATAAAGTGCGTGACGAACAGAATCGCGATGCCGGATTGCTTAAGATGTCGAAGTATTTTGAAAAGCTGGGCGACTTCACTGTCGTCGAGACTCGAGGTCGGCTCATCGAGAATCAGCACGCGCGCATCGACCGAGAGCGCTCTGGCGATCGCCACCATTTGCTGCACGGCGATGGGATAGGCATCGAGCGATTTGGTGACGTCGAGCGTCACGTCCAGACGGGCGAGCGCGGATTGTGCGCGCCGTTTGATATCCGGCCAGTCGATCGCGCCGAAGCGCTTTGGCTGCCTGCCCGCGAAGATGTTCTCTGCCACTGACAGGTTCGGGCACAGATTCACCTCCTGATACAGCGTGCGCACGCCGGCTGCTTCGGCCTCCTGTGGCGACGCAAACGCCACGGTCTCGCCGCCGAGCCGGATCGTACCGGCGTCAGGCGCGACCACGCCGGTCAGCACGTTGATCAAGGTGGATTTGCCGGCGCCGTTCTGGCCCATCAGCGTGTGGATCTCGCCCGGAAACAGCCGGAAGTCGACTCGCTGCAGCGCTTTGACACCCGGATACGTCTTGCTGACGCCGGCGGTCGCCAGTATGGGCTCAAGTTCGTTCGAGGCGGTGCCGGCGCTTTTAACTGCGCCACTGGCTGGCGGATTCGGTTCGGAAGCGGGATGCGTCATAGACCTCGCTCGATCGGCGGTGCTTCGGTTCAGCAGGGTCAGTGGAAAAGAGACCGCCCGCTGCCGAAGTAGCTGGGCGGTCAGGCACCGCTGGAGAAACCCTGCAATCTGCCTGTACTGCGCTGTTGTCCTGCTTCTGTCCTATGGAGTGCTTAGTACTTCGCCTTAGTATTTGCGCGTCGGCAGAGTCTGCGCCGCGACGCTCATCGGGAAGACGGTCTCTTCCGTCAGGATGCGCTTGGGCAGCGGCTTGCCTGCCATCACGTCCTTGACCGCCGACATCAGTTGCGGCCCCAGCAGCGGGCTGCATTCGACGTCGACGTTCATCTTGCCCGCGGCCATTGCCTGGAAGCCGCCCTTGGTCGCGTCGAACGAGACGACAGTGATGTCCTTGCCGGGATGCATACCGGCCTCTTCCATCGCCTGGATGGCGCCGAGCGCCATATCGTCGTTATGCGCATAAACTACATTTATTTTATTTCCATA from Paraburkholderia sp. IMGN_8 encodes the following:
- the yjfF gene encoding galactofuranose ABC transporter, permease protein YjfF; translated protein: MRRLLEACAHIADPRTLPIAVTILLFCVLFGFGSVVYTGFFSWQVLLDLLVDNAFLLIVAIGMTFVIVSGGIDLSVGSVVALTTIVEAVLSEHMHLPVWLIVPIVLLMGTVFGAVQGALIHFFRLQAFIVTLAGMFFARGLCFLITTQSITISDPTFQKISAFRLDIGIGSVTANVLIAFVTLVAAIYVAHFTRFGRNVYAIGGNARSALLMGLPVARTRIGVYALSGFCSALGGAVFTFYVLSGYGLQGQGMELDAIAATVIGGTLLTGGVGYVIGSLFGVGILGTIQTLITFDGTLSSWWTRIVIGALLCAFCLLQRLIERHAKSVRRPGGTGAVVTPGRERGQGRSDVAASDSHAIGRAPEQAL
- a CDS encoding malonate decarboxylase holo-ACP synthase; translated protein: MQACAAPPFAAGRALDGGLGYDPRWRPHDLLRLRRLQRFDGEPAWVRDAFERAPYAVVRRALAAGGFVAIGLRGTARSQRYGTWARSADIGTVVAPETLAEYQPDSERGTLAAFAALAALQRDMTGALAGFIWGPTGSTGFELATQVPTVTASSDLDLLIRAPAKLSHDTAVQILNQLQAHARRAGIRVDAQLETPAGGVALAEWAAGKARVMARHAKGPQLIADPWALAHGDA
- a CDS encoding ABC transporter permease; the protein is MKLSNWFVRDGVERPLIWPCVTLVLLCGLNLWVNPHFLSLRMLDGHLFGAPIDVLNRAAPLVLVATGMTLVIATRGIDISVGAVVAIAGAAAATILATQPAPSAGLIAQALVAALIVGVLSGMWNGLLVSFVGMQPIIATLILMVAGRGVAQLLTAGQIIPIGAPGYLFVGGGYWLGVPCSVWIASVAVLATAVLVEGTALGLFIRAIGVNPVATRLVGLRSKALVFAVYGFSGLTASMAGILISSNVRSADGNNAGLLLELDAILAVTLGGTSLLGGRFSLAGTVLGALIIQTLTYTTYSIGVPPEATLVVKAAVVLAVSVIQSPSARTLAMSLVTQRGVAR
- the mdcE gene encoding biotin-independent malonate decarboxylase subunit gamma, which translates into the protein MSDTTLSRGARWFRALAGEPSDKAPVWSGDAPLGDETARFITVVPDPDNRFPRATDNVVGLEQGWLLARAVRDAIAQDEASGTHRPIVAIVDVKSQAYGYREEMLGIHLACAAAVDAYASARAAGHPVIALIVGPAMSGAFLAHGYQANRIVALDAPGTMVHAMGKEAAARVTRRTVEALDALGETIVPMSYSMASFARLGLLDQLIEGIDADAPDAVQIERVRQVLSDEVRSAREGRRDLSHRLESAAAKRNRAASIEVRRRLAEQWDAA
- the mdcH gene encoding malonate decarboxylase subunit epsilon; translation: MLALLFPGQGAQTDGFLHRLPQHHAVRETLDEASEALGTDVLTLDTADALRSTVAVQVGLTVAGVAFARALAHEHLTPEISAGLSVGAYAAAVSCGSVRFDDALRMVRKRAELMETAYPAGYGLAAVSGLTEHQLEVLAAQHASEGNQRVYIGNVNAPRQIVMAGANGALDTFIERALAAGARNATRLAVSVPSHCELLAHATDELVAYARDVPFRAPHSTYVGNRGGRPLHTAEAIRDDLATNMRYTVRWFDALSVMPEIGARVLVEAPPGQVSTDIARANFPDTAALAASTFSFDKLAATVRRRLSA
- a CDS encoding sugar ABC transporter ATP-binding protein, with translation MTHPASEPNPPASGAVKSAGTASNELEPILATAGVSKTYPGVKALQRVDFRLFPGEIHTLMGQNGAGKSTLINVLTGVVAPDAGTIRLGGETVAFASPQEAEAAGVRTLYQEVNLCPNLSVAENIFAGRQPKRFGAIDWPDIKRRAQSALARLDVTLDVTKSLDAYPIAVQQMVAIARALSVDARVLILDEPTSSLDDSEVAQLFKILRHLKQSGIAILFVTHFIEQTYAISDRITVMRNGEREGEYLARDLPADQLVAKMVGHERMSARLREAAHEGHEVHEGQASKQAVQPFVELRAVGRRGTLQPIDLDVQPGQILGLAGLLGSGRTETARLLFGADRADSGMIVIEGRAVRLRSPRDAVRHGIGYCAEDRKKEGIVAELSIRENILLALQARRGWLRKISRNRARELADMWIERLGIKATDAEQPIGLLSGGNQQKALLARWLATNPKLLILDEPTRGIDVAAKFDIMDRLLALCANGLSILFISSEISEVLRVSHRVLVLRDRRKIAEVAGKASNEDNIYRLIAGSGE